Proteins from one Mucilaginibacter jinjuensis genomic window:
- a CDS encoding helix-turn-helix domain-containing protein, whose protein sequence is MYSDKAAGEYIRGVREAKGYKQDYVAHKLNLSQNAYSKTELGKSNLTVGKLFALSDILEFDVSDMIKFLQAKKL, encoded by the coding sequence ATGTACAGTGATAAGGCCGCAGGCGAATATATACGTGGTGTCAGAGAGGCAAAGGGATATAAACAGGACTACGTCGCCCATAAGCTTAACTTATCTCAGAATGCCTACAGCAAAACTGAGTTGGGCAAATCAAATTTAACAGTGGGAAAGTTGTTTGCTTTATCTGACATACTTGAATTCGATGTGTCGGATATGATTAAATTTCTTCAAGCCAAAAAGCTATAG
- a CDS encoding sialate O-acetylesterase has product MNIKISFFIGLFFAVVGLHVRASAHLPAIFGDNMILQRNMNIPVWGRALPGEHVIINFRQHSYQADADTNGKWTLKLGSYQAGGPYEMHIRDQTGETVFKNIWIGDVWVASGQSNMEFGIQTEQNGQETIARATDSLIHFFYVPMAYSLIPQDDILNPGSESLNGKWVVCSPKLLASSGWAWHGFSAAGYYFAQQIRIKLHCPVGMIGVYKGGTPAQAWISENGLSRKPSFNRYVEAHQKLIDNLDQAKKTYPNQVAAYQLAVKQWNTDFGDNFNQQIKQWDSIAAQAKILGKPAPAMPVPIHPRPIAPTPPEGGFGAPANLYNAMVAPVVPYGIKGVIWYQGEGNGDRLSDALEYKDLFPRLIEDWRDKWQQNKLPFLYVQLANYRAPAKTPAEGNWPWVREAQLKTLALPLTGMAVTTDIGNADNIHPLNKKDVGLRLALTARQVAYGEHIVASGPIYESMKAEGHTLRLIFKSTGGGLIADSVRHPGQKVLTGFGIAGNNGKFIWARAIIDGNSIVVSADEVPNPVAVRYNWADNPTGNLYNKEGLPASPFRTDNWDEQSAHMKSP; this is encoded by the coding sequence ATGAATATCAAGATTTCATTCTTTATAGGTTTATTTTTCGCCGTGGTCGGCTTGCATGTCCGCGCTTCGGCACATCTCCCCGCAATTTTCGGCGATAACATGATACTGCAGCGTAATATGAATATTCCCGTCTGGGGACGTGCGTTGCCTGGTGAACATGTTATTATCAATTTTCGGCAACACAGCTACCAAGCGGACGCTGATACTAATGGCAAATGGACGCTTAAGCTCGGATCCTACCAAGCCGGCGGCCCCTATGAAATGCATATCAGAGACCAAACAGGTGAAACCGTATTCAAAAATATCTGGATCGGGGACGTATGGGTGGCATCAGGGCAATCTAACATGGAGTTTGGCATACAGACCGAACAAAATGGTCAAGAAACAATTGCACGGGCAACCGACTCCCTCATTCATTTTTTCTATGTGCCAATGGCCTATTCGCTTATTCCCCAAGATGACATTTTGAACCCTGGCAGCGAATCGCTTAATGGTAAATGGGTAGTTTGTTCGCCAAAACTACTTGCGAGTTCCGGATGGGCCTGGCACGGATTTTCAGCTGCAGGATACTATTTTGCGCAGCAGATCAGGATTAAACTACATTGTCCGGTTGGTATGATCGGGGTTTACAAGGGCGGCACACCCGCTCAGGCATGGATCAGCGAGAACGGCCTTAGCCGCAAGCCTTCGTTTAACCGATATGTAGAGGCGCACCAAAAGCTTATTGATAACCTCGACCAGGCTAAAAAAACTTATCCGAATCAAGTAGCAGCATATCAATTAGCGGTGAAACAGTGGAATACCGATTTCGGCGATAACTTTAATCAACAAATAAAACAATGGGACTCCATTGCGGCACAGGCTAAGATCTTGGGGAAGCCCGCACCAGCCATGCCGGTACCTATACACCCCCGGCCAATAGCACCGACGCCCCCCGAAGGTGGCTTCGGCGCCCCCGCTAATTTATATAATGCCATGGTAGCTCCCGTAGTGCCCTATGGCATCAAAGGGGTTATTTGGTATCAGGGCGAGGGTAATGGCGACCGGCTTAGTGACGCGCTGGAGTATAAAGATCTTTTCCCAAGACTTATTGAAGACTGGCGCGACAAATGGCAGCAAAACAAATTACCTTTCCTGTATGTACAACTTGCTAATTACAGGGCACCGGCTAAAACTCCCGCAGAAGGCAACTGGCCCTGGGTACGGGAAGCACAGCTGAAAACATTGGCTTTGCCGCTGACGGGCATGGCTGTAACCACTGACATCGGCAACGCTGACAATATTCACCCGCTTAATAAAAAAGATGTTGGATTACGCTTAGCCTTAACCGCCCGCCAAGTCGCCTATGGTGAACACATTGTAGCCTCAGGGCCTATTTATGAGAGCATGAAAGCAGAAGGCCATACCCTAAGGTTAATTTTCAAGTCTACCGGCGGCGGGTTAATAGCCGATTCCGTCAGGCATCCCGGACAAAAAGTATTAACCGGTTTTGGAATTGCTGGTAATAATGGCAAATTTATTTGGGCCAGGGCAATAATAGATGGAAATTCTATCGTCGTATCGGCCGATGAAGTCCCCAATCCAGTAGCGGTCAGATATAATTGGGCGGACAATCCGACCGGTAATCTTTATAACAAAGAAGGCCTGCCGGCCTCGCCATTCAGAACGGACAACTGGGATGAGCAGTCCGCTCATATGAAAAGTCCATAA
- a CDS encoding prolyl oligopeptidase family serine peptidase: protein MTNKVYNHLALVILIFPLLAGNHFRSKIKSKIKGDTISQVNPLHPDYQKYPLREWESEFSDFAFFTFQKQHHMLPYRLHKPALTQPGKKYPLVLFFHGAGERGNDNRKQLLRFTTLPFWQKHECYILAPQCPAKPENGPDGESVWVQTNFGATSHRMREVPSWPLHLAMELLNKVISENSNIDPRRIYVTGLSMGGYATWEILQRENNKFAAAMPVCGGADIRFAKKLSRIPIWVFHGDSDKIVPVSRSRDMVKAITEHGGKPVYTEFPGVRHDAWTVTYNDQKVWDWLFDQRK, encoded by the coding sequence ATGACGAACAAAGTTTATAACCACTTGGCGCTCGTAATTTTAATTTTTCCATTACTGGCGGGCAATCACTTTAGATCAAAAATAAAAAGTAAAATCAAGGGTGATACAATCTCTCAGGTAAATCCGCTTCATCCCGACTATCAAAAATACCCGCTCAGGGAATGGGAAAGTGAATTTAGTGATTTCGCTTTTTTTACCTTTCAAAAACAACATCATATGCTGCCTTACCGCCTTCATAAACCAGCTTTGACGCAGCCCGGAAAAAAATACCCGCTAGTGCTATTTTTTCATGGCGCCGGGGAGCGCGGTAATGATAACCGAAAGCAACTTTTGCGCTTTACAACATTGCCATTCTGGCAAAAGCACGAATGTTATATACTAGCTCCACAATGCCCGGCAAAGCCTGAAAACGGCCCCGATGGCGAATCAGTATGGGTGCAAACAAATTTTGGTGCGACATCGCATAGAATGCGTGAGGTCCCTTCATGGCCGCTTCATTTGGCCATGGAACTATTAAATAAAGTCATATCGGAGAACAGCAATATCGACCCGCGGCGTATTTATGTAACCGGCTTATCGATGGGTGGCTACGCGACGTGGGAAATTCTACAGCGCGAAAATAATAAATTTGCAGCGGCAATGCCGGTCTGCGGGGGAGCCGATATCAGGTTTGCAAAGAAACTAAGCCGAATACCAATTTGGGTATTTCATGGCGACTCAGATAAAATTGTGCCGGTAAGCCGCTCCAGGGATATGGTAAAGGCGATCACAGAACATGGCGGTAAACCTGTTTATACAGAATTCCCTGGTGTCAGGCATGATGCTTGGACAGTAACTTATAATGATCAGAAAGTTTGGGACTGGCTGTTCGATCAACGCAAATAA
- a CDS encoding ferritin-like domain-containing protein, producing MALALPKLIKGATSEDLKQTITTHLEETKNQILRLESVFDSIGEKPAAKKCLAMEGLLKEATELLEDTDKGTEVRDVAIISAAQKVEHYEIASYGILRTLAGTLGYSEAQSLLDETLAEEKNADSLLTRVAENYVNEAAAAEVK from the coding sequence TTGGCATTAGCTTTGCCGAAACTTATCAAAGGAGCGACATCCGAAGATTTGAAACAAACTATTACAACCCACCTGGAGGAAACTAAAAATCAAATTCTTCGTCTTGAAAGCGTGTTTGACTCGATCGGGGAAAAACCTGCTGCAAAAAAATGCCTGGCCATGGAAGGCCTATTAAAGGAGGCTACCGAGCTATTGGAAGATACGGATAAAGGTACTGAAGTACGCGATGTAGCGATCATATCAGCTGCTCAAAAAGTGGAACATTATGAAATCGCGTCTTACGGTATATTACGCACGCTCGCCGGAACATTAGGTTACAGCGAAGCGCAAAGTTTGCTTGACGAAACATTGGCGGAAGAAAAAAATGCCGACTCACTACTCACGCGAGTTGCGGAGAACTATGTTAATGAGGCTGCTGCTGCAGAAGTTAAATAA
- a CDS encoding DUF4142 domain-containing protein, with protein sequence MKNINLLFAACVTAVTFQACSGNKTVSTTDSTTVKTDSTTTVKADSSVAALPDTTFASKAAVGGMAEVALGKMAAAKSASKEVKDFGTMMVMDHGKANEELKAIAQKEKLMLPAGLDAEHQTKSDSLSKLSGKAFDKAYVAAMVEGHKKTLALMQNEASGGKDADLKAFASKTAPIVQHHLDEIIKIQAGLK encoded by the coding sequence ATGAAAAATATAAATTTACTATTTGCAGCCTGCGTAACAGCAGTGACTTTCCAGGCCTGTTCCGGAAACAAAACCGTTTCGACAACAGACAGCACCACTGTGAAAACAGACAGTACTACAACGGTTAAGGCAGACTCATCCGTGGCGGCGTTGCCTGATACGACTTTTGCAAGCAAAGCCGCAGTTGGCGGTATGGCTGAAGTCGCACTAGGCAAAATGGCAGCGGCGAAAAGTGCAAGCAAGGAGGTTAAAGATTTCGGCACTATGATGGTCATGGACCACGGTAAAGCTAATGAAGAACTCAAAGCCATTGCCCAAAAAGAAAAACTTATGCTGCCGGCCGGGCTGGATGCCGAGCACCAGACTAAGAGTGACAGTCTGAGTAAACTGAGCGGTAAAGCTTTTGATAAAGCTTACGTTGCGGCGATGGTCGAAGGGCATAAAAAAACTTTAGCCCTGATGCAGAATGAAGCATCCGGCGGAAAAGATGCCGATTTAAAAGCCTTTGCCAGTAAAACAGCGCCGATAGTTCAACACCATTTAGATGAAATCATCAAGATTCAGGCCGGCTTAAAATAA
- a CDS encoding aminotransferase class I/II-fold pyridoxal phosphate-dependent enzyme, producing MKSNINFEKASFKDFENIPELNIFQRALVFQQFTSYMEESGQMNFRFMTGQNGCGPEMWVTSPFNKTPKKCVSLVSNDYLNFTQHPAVKLAAIKGIQKYGTGAGASPLIGGHHEYHEMLQTKIAAFFGRTPDSALVFTTGYTSNSATLLALLKKEDVAILDMAVHASVYEGVKETNFKLFLHNDLDSLERILRDAQEKFRTKLVIIDGVNSQDGDLAKMKEIYDLTKEYGGFLMVDDAHGIGVIGEHGRGAIEKFNLMDKIDIISGTLSKTFGHIGGFIVASPEIINFLKFQSRQQVFSSTSTPAAAGLIKAIELIDEEPQWRKMLADNVGYFKKGLIDLGLNIGNTESAIIPVKIGDPHKTGDAGRLLLDAGIYANTIVYPGVARKNARIRTSLMATHTREHLDKALNAFEYINQKLHISSR from the coding sequence ATGAAAAGTAACATCAACTTTGAAAAAGCAAGCTTTAAGGACTTTGAAAACATTCCTGAACTGAATATATTCCAGCGGGCCCTGGTGTTTCAGCAATTCACCAGCTATATGGAGGAAAGCGGGCAAATGAATTTCCGCTTTATGACCGGCCAAAACGGTTGCGGCCCTGAAATGTGGGTGACATCTCCTTTTAATAAGACTCCTAAAAAATGTGTCAGCCTGGTATCAAATGACTATTTAAATTTTACACAACACCCTGCCGTCAAATTAGCAGCCATTAAAGGCATCCAAAAATATGGCACAGGTGCCGGAGCTTCGCCCCTTATCGGTGGCCACCACGAATATCATGAAATGCTTCAAACCAAAATAGCAGCATTTTTTGGTCGAACGCCTGACTCGGCACTAGTATTTACAACTGGTTACACTTCAAATAGTGCAACGTTGCTTGCGCTCCTTAAAAAAGAGGATGTTGCCATACTAGATATGGCAGTACATGCAAGTGTATATGAGGGAGTAAAAGAAACTAATTTTAAATTGTTTTTACATAATGACCTGGACTCGCTGGAAAGAATTTTAAGGGATGCTCAGGAGAAATTCCGCACCAAGTTAGTCATCATCGACGGCGTAAATTCTCAGGACGGAGATTTGGCAAAAATGAAAGAAATATATGATCTTACCAAAGAGTACGGCGGGTTTCTGATGGTTGATGACGCCCATGGCATCGGGGTAATCGGAGAACATGGACGTGGCGCAATAGAAAAGTTTAATTTAATGGACAAGATAGATATTATATCGGGTACGCTAAGCAAAACATTTGGCCATATTGGCGGATTCATTGTTGCCAGTCCGGAAATCATAAATTTTTTAAAGTTTCAATCCAGGCAGCAGGTTTTCTCGTCCACCTCGACACCGGCAGCAGCAGGGTTAATTAAGGCAATAGAACTGATTGATGAAGAACCCCAGTGGCGTAAGATGCTGGCTGATAACGTTGGCTATTTTAAGAAAGGCTTAATTGATCTGGGATTAAATATTGGTAATACAGAGTCAGCAATAATACCTGTTAAAATTGGCGACCCTCATAAAACAGGCGACGCAGGTAGGTTATTGCTCGATGCCGGAATTTATGCAAATACAATTGTATATCCGGGAGTTGCGAGAAAAAATGCCAGGATTAGGACGAGTCTGATGGCAACACATACACGTGAACACCTTGACAAGGCATTAAACGCATTTGAATATATAAATCAAAAATTGCATATTTCCAGTAGATAA
- a CDS encoding TetR/AcrR family transcriptional regulator, with translation MAKATYNGEKNSKERSMQKLLDAVGTIIKTKGYTGLSSVNVGKAAGLNRMLINMYFGSLDNLVETYVRGKDYWVAAAGNARELMEEKKNKDTREILEALLINQLSYFHKEEEMQKIVLWQLSERSEIMFEIAEEREKLGETFFNSADPYFANTDVDLRAVAGLLVGGIYYMVLHAKSNDSLFCQIDVNSPEGLERIKNAIKQILKDTYAKAEKYKR, from the coding sequence ATGGCTAAAGCAACTTATAATGGTGAAAAAAACAGTAAAGAGCGATCTATGCAAAAGCTGTTAGATGCCGTTGGTACAATTATAAAGACTAAAGGATATACCGGGCTTAGTTCTGTCAATGTTGGGAAAGCTGCCGGATTAAACAGGATGCTAATTAACATGTATTTCGGCAGCCTTGATAACCTGGTTGAAACTTATGTGCGTGGGAAAGATTATTGGGTAGCAGCAGCCGGAAACGCTAGGGAATTAATGGAAGAAAAGAAAAATAAAGACACGAGGGAAATTCTCGAAGCGCTTTTGATTAACCAGCTAAGTTATTTCCACAAGGAGGAGGAAATGCAGAAGATTGTACTTTGGCAGCTGAGTGAGCGCAGTGAAATTATGTTTGAAATTGCTGAAGAAAGGGAAAAATTGGGAGAAACTTTCTTTAACTCGGCCGATCCCTATTTTGCGAATACCGACGTTGACCTGAGAGCAGTGGCCGGACTACTGGTTGGCGGCATTTATTACATGGTATTGCATGCAAAATCTAATGATAGTCTTTTTTGCCAGATAGATGTTAATTCGCCGGAAGGCCTGGAACGGATTAAGAACGCCATCAAACAAATCTTAAAGGATACATATGCAAAGGCTGAAAAATATAAGCGATGA
- a CDS encoding sensor histidine kinase: MLLGAIQFYLVSNTYHLTRENYFKEVASKIDTFQKDPAIKKVHEKALSGVLTLSANYAAGQIDQAIFLKKFKQIIGKEKLSADSAWTHFAIRNPQLSDILYLETYDRVVIGKSGQLDSLLYSKSAPLALLGSLSKTGTETWQDFDDPKEAIISQDSSESGAAGNYKVNFMTSRHIGYRSDQAVFMRMLLVFLLSLTLFVAMIVTLFLNFKAIYQQKKIADIRSDFANNITHELQTPISTIALIVKTLKTGTVRSDERLLDETIAALGRQQQRLHSSVASVLESAMLEKNDIPFEPIIMPDFLQSYLDDYQKTGRAFEIGLLGTPVTIQTGKQALERILRNILENAIKYSPDGTTIRVTTGLTAKHYTIAIQNEGPGIAKAYHRHIFEKFYRVPQQNLHTVKGLGLGLFLCTELIARLNGSISVESAEGKGATFTIHLPVT; the protein is encoded by the coding sequence ATGTTGCTGGGTGCCATCCAGTTTTATCTGGTCAGTAACACCTATCATTTGACAAGAGAAAATTACTTTAAAGAAGTAGCCTCCAAGATTGATACTTTTCAAAAAGATCCCGCGATCAAAAAAGTTCATGAAAAGGCATTGTCGGGTGTATTGACACTCTCCGCAAATTATGCTGCCGGTCAGATCGACCAGGCTATTTTTCTTAAAAAATTTAAACAGATCATCGGGAAGGAAAAACTTTCAGCAGACAGTGCATGGACGCATTTCGCCATCCGTAATCCCCAGCTAAGTGATATACTGTACCTGGAGACTTACGACAGGGTCGTTATTGGAAAGAGCGGGCAACTCGATAGCCTGCTTTACAGTAAATCGGCACCCTTAGCGCTACTGGGATCGTTATCAAAAACTGGAACCGAAACCTGGCAAGACTTTGACGATCCCAAAGAAGCGATCATTTCCCAGGATAGTTCAGAAAGCGGTGCTGCCGGTAATTATAAAGTGAATTTCATGACCTCCCGGCATATCGGTTACCGGTCTGACCAAGCGGTTTTCATGCGGATGCTGTTGGTTTTTCTACTTTCCCTGACGTTATTTGTTGCGATGATCGTCACCCTTTTCCTGAATTTCAAAGCGATCTATCAGCAAAAGAAGATAGCCGATATCCGGTCGGATTTTGCCAATAACATCACGCATGAACTGCAAACGCCGATCAGCACTATTGCGCTTATCGTTAAAACACTGAAAACCGGGACTGTCCGCTCGGACGAACGTTTACTCGACGAAACCATAGCCGCTCTCGGCCGTCAGCAGCAGCGGCTCCATAGCAGCGTAGCGTCGGTATTGGAAAGCGCCATGCTGGAAAAGAATGATATCCCGTTTGAACCCATTATCATGCCGGATTTTCTACAAAGCTATCTGGACGATTATCAGAAAACGGGCCGGGCATTTGAGATCGGTCTGTTGGGAACGCCGGTAACGATCCAAACCGGAAAGCAGGCGCTGGAGCGTATATTGAGGAATATTTTAGAGAATGCAATCAAATATAGTCCTGACGGCACGACTATCCGGGTCACTACCGGCCTTACGGCAAAACATTATACGATCGCTATCCAAAATGAAGGGCCGGGCATTGCCAAAGCCTACCACCGGCATATTTTTGAAAAGTTCTACCGGGTGCCGCAACAAAACCTACATACTGTAAAAGGATTAGGACTTGGGTTATTTTTATGCACCGAACTGATCGCCCGTTTGAACGGATCTATAAGCGTGGAAAGCGCCGAAGGTAAAGGAGCCACATTCACCATTCATCTTCCTGTCACATGA
- a CDS encoding response regulator transcription factor, translating to MKIKILLAEDDNDLGQLLRQYLALNGFDATRVFNGREARERLAVEAFDIVVLDVMMPEEDGLTAAEALKQAHPNLPFLFVTARKSREDVLAGLKLGADDYITKPFDADELILRINNILKRTNRAALSSKPVEQLQIGRFSFEPEGLQLKNGEQVQLMTQRESDLLLYLYQRDGQLVKREQILQELWKENDFFKGRSMDVFVTRLRKYLAADPGITIESVRGIGYRFLFPNKF from the coding sequence ATGAAAATAAAGATCTTACTTGCAGAGGATGATAACGACCTGGGCCAGCTGCTTCGTCAATACCTGGCACTGAACGGGTTTGACGCGACACGCGTGTTTAACGGCAGGGAAGCCAGGGAAAGATTGGCTGTTGAAGCATTTGACATAGTTGTACTGGACGTGATGATGCCGGAAGAAGATGGCTTGACCGCGGCGGAAGCGTTAAAGCAGGCTCATCCCAACTTGCCGTTTTTGTTCGTGACTGCCAGGAAAAGCCGGGAAGACGTATTGGCCGGGCTGAAACTGGGCGCGGACGATTATATTACTAAACCTTTTGATGCGGACGAACTGATCCTGCGGATCAATAATATCCTGAAACGTACGAACCGGGCAGCCTTGAGTTCTAAGCCAGTTGAGCAATTGCAGATCGGCCGTTTTTCATTTGAACCGGAGGGATTGCAACTGAAAAATGGCGAACAGGTGCAGCTAATGACGCAACGCGAATCCGACCTGCTCCTTTATTTGTACCAACGCGACGGTCAACTGGTCAAACGGGAACAGATCCTTCAGGAATTGTGGAAAGAGAACGATTTTTTTAAAGGCCGGAGCATGGACGTTTTTGTTACCCGCCTGCGAAAGTACTTAGCTGCGGATCCCGGCATTACCATCGAAAGTGTCCGTGGTATCGGCTACCGGTTCCTATTCCCGAATAAATTCTAA
- a CDS encoding TlpA family protein disulfide reductase: protein MKYFLFTALVLAFSIPLKSSGQATIAMPTDTISLGQAAPDFTLKDINGKNVSLATFKGKVVILDFWATWCVPCHENFPAMKKAVDHYKSDKDVVFLFIDTRERSTDYVRLAKEDMAKNKYDFQVLFDEAGKEGKQDKYYKIFGMWGIPTEFILDRNGIIRYKLVGYDSDLTNDQRADGVIKQVELVKTLS from the coding sequence ATGAAATATTTTCTCTTTACCGCGCTTGTATTAGCGTTTAGCATTCCGCTTAAAAGTTCAGGCCAAGCAACAATCGCCATGCCGACCGATACGATCTCGTTAGGTCAGGCAGCGCCTGACTTCACCTTGAAAGACATCAACGGCAAAAACGTATCCTTAGCGACCTTTAAAGGGAAAGTGGTCATACTTGATTTTTGGGCTACCTGGTGTGTGCCTTGTCACGAAAATTTTCCGGCTATGAAAAAAGCAGTCGATCATTACAAGTCAGATAAAGACGTGGTCTTCCTGTTCATTGATACCAGGGAAAGATCGACGGACTATGTTCGCCTAGCCAAAGAAGATATGGCCAAAAACAAATATGACTTCCAGGTGCTGTTCGACGAAGCGGGTAAAGAAGGCAAGCAGGATAAGTATTATAAAATTTTTGGCATGTGGGGCATCCCTACTGAATTTATCCTGGATCGCAATGGTATTATTAGATATAAACTGGTAGGCTATGACTCTGATCTGACTAATGACCAGCGCGCGGATGGGGTGATCAAACAAGTTGAACTAGTGAAGACTTTGTCATAG
- a CDS encoding TlpA disulfide reductase family protein, translating to MKQVLKLALSVSVVMLGFSCRNSDSFTINGKILNAGKARKVYLLAADSAGMQPSDSTNLSVNGEFQFRGMTACPNLYKLRIGDRIFDLIVENGDIIKIQTDFQDTTHVVDITGSQATMQLRDWDNLNRQYTRKNQELVNRYRAELQQVDKNKDSLLNVFSLVYQRLSGEFAEKTLHFALSHENSLSGFYAVNSLDRRKYEPQLIAYAEAIRDRFKENSAVRGFIAAMENAKPASVGQPAPLFTAASLDGKIVKLSDFRGKYVLVDFWASWCPPCRQENPNIVKLYRRYHEHGLQLLGVSLDTDHDAWQKAVITDRLTWTQVSDQQRFDGPAEKRYQIEEIPSNFIIDPKGVIVGKNLFGKELITFLKRIFLINAESSHA from the coding sequence ATGAAACAGGTTCTAAAACTTGCGCTGTCCGTTTCAGTCGTCATGTTAGGATTCTCGTGCAGGAACAGCGATTCCTTTACAATTAATGGCAAGATCTTAAACGCAGGTAAGGCCAGAAAAGTTTACCTGCTGGCTGCTGACAGTGCGGGAATGCAGCCCAGCGATTCTACAAATCTTAGCGTGAATGGAGAATTTCAATTCCGGGGAATGACAGCATGCCCCAACCTTTACAAATTAAGAATAGGAGATAGGATCTTTGATCTGATCGTTGAAAATGGTGACATAATCAAAATCCAGACGGATTTTCAGGATACAACACATGTTGTTGACATCACCGGCTCACAAGCCACCATGCAGTTAAGAGATTGGGACAACCTCAATCGTCAATATACACGAAAAAACCAGGAGCTGGTGAATCGCTACCGAGCTGAATTGCAACAGGTGGATAAGAATAAGGATTCATTGTTAAATGTCTTTTCATTGGTTTACCAAAGGTTATCAGGCGAGTTTGCTGAAAAGACTTTGCATTTTGCTCTTAGTCATGAAAACTCCTTATCCGGTTTTTACGCGGTTAACTCACTTGATAGAAGAAAATACGAGCCGCAATTGATCGCCTACGCGGAAGCGATCCGGGATCGCTTTAAAGAAAATTCAGCAGTCCGTGGGTTTATCGCCGCAATGGAAAATGCCAAGCCTGCCTCCGTCGGCCAGCCGGCACCTTTGTTTACCGCCGCAAGCCTCGATGGAAAAATAGTGAAGCTTTCCGATTTCAGAGGGAAATATGTTTTGGTAGATTTCTGGGCGTCGTGGTGTCCCCCCTGTCGTCAGGAAAACCCCAATATCGTGAAACTTTACCGGCGCTACCACGAGCACGGTTTGCAGTTGTTAGGAGTATCGTTGGATACGGATCACGACGCTTGGCAAAAGGCTGTTATTACAGATCGGCTGACATGGACACAGGTTTCCGACCAGCAACGTTTCGATGGGCCAGCCGAAAAGCGGTACCAGATCGAAGAAATCCCATCTAATTTTATCATCGATCCTAAAGGTGTTATCGTAGGTAAAAACCTGTTTGGTAAGGAACTGATTACGTTTCTTAAAAGAATATTCTTAATAAATGCAGAATCTTCGCATGCTTGA
- a CDS encoding acyltransferase family protein: MISGFVISYTLARTPSFRNFCLNRFSRLFPAMLFCSLLTYGGICLLDRPTTFPYGHELCNLLPGFTFVNPQLWWMLGGHQFHWINGSYWTLWTEVQFYLFASVIYYLNKRQFFRNLLLGGITMAWLKYLPGYFLNNYPDAAARTGLDGFLRNWRYADELFNLCFFIGWFLLGTLFWSLHEIGMTKLWRFFFALVLAGVTKDSFNYFPTIAWPLCAGLALFCGVFSWMIFRAPVSVPGSFFFRRIGIISYSMYLIHEEIGLLLINHFHHLLGGLSCLAPFLIIGLAAGFAELSYRWYERYLTKALRRWLSATL; encoded by the coding sequence ATGATCTCGGGATTCGTCATCAGCTATACGCTGGCGCGTACACCCTCTTTTCGGAATTTTTGTCTCAATCGGTTTTCGCGGTTGTTTCCCGCAATGTTGTTCTGTTCCTTGCTGACCTATGGTGGTATTTGCTTGTTAGACCGTCCGACCACATTTCCTTATGGACATGAATTATGCAATCTACTGCCGGGATTCACGTTTGTTAACCCGCAGCTTTGGTGGATGCTCGGCGGCCATCAGTTTCACTGGATCAACGGCAGTTATTGGACACTATGGACTGAGGTACAATTCTACCTTTTCGCTTCGGTAATCTACTACCTGAATAAGCGGCAATTTTTCAGAAACTTGCTGTTGGGGGGGATAACCATGGCTTGGCTAAAGTATCTGCCGGGTTACTTCCTGAACAACTATCCGGATGCGGCAGCACGTACCGGTCTAGATGGATTTCTGCGCAACTGGCGTTACGCTGACGAGTTGTTTAATCTTTGCTTTTTTATTGGCTGGTTTCTGTTGGGTACTTTATTCTGGTCCTTACATGAAATAGGAATGACGAAGCTTTGGCGGTTTTTCTTTGCTTTGGTGTTGGCGGGGGTGACAAAGGATAGCTTCAATTATTTCCCAACAATCGCATGGCCTTTATGTGCCGGGCTGGCATTGTTTTGCGGTGTGTTTTCTTGGATGATATTTCGCGCGCCAGTAAGCGTTCCGGGCAGCTTCTTTTTTCGCCGCATTGGCATTATTTCATATAGTATGTATCTTATACATGAAGAAATCGGACTGTTGTTGATCAACCATTTTCACCATCTGTTGGGCGGACTGAGCTGTCTGGCTCCCTTTTTAATTATCGGGCTGGCTGCCGGTTTTGCAGAACTAAGTTATCGGTGGTATGAGCGTTATTTAACTAAAGCTCTGCGTCGATGGCTCTCCGCAACTTTGTGA